One genomic segment of Desulfocapsa sulfexigens DSM 10523 includes these proteins:
- a CDS encoding permease, giving the protein MTQRPLPDIPLFKPKKETLILPLSTELALIVEITFLGVAVLLFLMGKSSPWKDLIDNISINFLAIIVEAFPFMLIGSLAGGIIEMFVSVTWIEKVFRQRKTRAVFLAGGLGLFFPVCECAIVPVVRRLLGKGIPFGAAITFLLAGPIVNVIVAASTAIAYKYDWRFVVVRLASGYIIAVIVGLLLGLLYNRKNGLIPAWGKTVPCACGHNHNDKALPLLLRFRHAIVHASDDFFDVGRYLVIGAFIAALMRSTVSMGAFADLMASPWLAIILMMVMAVILNLCSEADAFIAASFRDLLPGSAQMAFMVMGPMLDIKLILMYFSVFRNRVILSLILVVTTTVLLAMLALEYLHIGLS; this is encoded by the coding sequence ATGACGCAACGACCCTTACCGGATATCCCTCTCTTTAAGCCAAAAAAAGAAACACTCATTCTGCCTTTATCAACTGAGCTTGCGTTGATTGTTGAGATCACCTTTCTTGGTGTTGCTGTCCTCCTCTTTCTCATGGGAAAATCATCTCCCTGGAAAGACCTTATTGACAATATCTCTATAAACTTCCTGGCTATTATTGTGGAAGCATTTCCTTTTATGCTCATCGGTTCCCTTGCAGGGGGGATTATAGAAATGTTTGTATCGGTGACCTGGATAGAAAAGGTTTTCCGGCAGCGAAAAACAAGAGCCGTTTTCCTGGCAGGTGGTTTGGGGCTATTTTTCCCAGTCTGTGAATGTGCCATTGTACCCGTTGTGAGAAGACTGCTTGGAAAAGGGATTCCTTTTGGAGCCGCTATTACCTTCCTGTTGGCAGGGCCTATCGTCAATGTCATTGTGGCTGCTTCCACTGCCATTGCATACAAGTATGATTGGCGCTTTGTTGTTGTCCGTCTGGCAAGCGGCTACATTATCGCCGTCATTGTCGGCTTGCTGCTCGGTCTATTGTATAACCGGAAAAATGGACTGATTCCTGCCTGGGGGAAAACAGTTCCCTGTGCCTGTGGTCATAATCATAATGATAAGGCTTTGCCCCTTTTACTTCGATTCCGCCATGCCATAGTACATGCCAGCGATGATTTTTTTGATGTGGGACGGTACCTTGTCATTGGTGCATTTATTGCTGCTTTGATGCGCAGCACCGTTTCCATGGGAGCTTTTGCCGACCTGATGGCCTCACCGTGGCTGGCCATTATATTAATGATGGTAATGGCTGTTATCCTGAATCTCTGCAGTGAGGCAGATGCTTTTATCGCTGCCAGTTTCCGGGATCTTTTACCCGGCAGTGCTCAGATGGCCTTTATGGTCATGGGGCCGATGCTCGATATTAAATTAATTTTGATGTACTTCAGTGTCTTTCGCAATCGAGTCATTTTGTCACTGATTCTTGTTGTTACGACAACGGTATTGCTAGCCATGCTCGCCCTGGAGTACCTTCATATCGGTCTATCATAG
- a CDS encoding TIGR03943 family putative permease subunit — MPILLYSKLCLLGIWALFFCWLVTLGQKNLAMLLHPSLWWLVASGTVILILFLLVTMKRQIAESRQGSLAIQWPSLLILLLPLLYFTQVQSARFNSSTFTSRILQTEDGFFQGSFDEQVAAEIRAYEKANKEVGLTELLMHAEKYTGKEVEVVCQTFVDGRLPDNLVMCYRYLMTCCAADARPIFIFIDPPEGTNVENDKWVKVKGTVTTVTGTPGMEVPAVIPDSILYVKEPKYPYVF; from the coding sequence ATGCCGATATTGCTCTATAGCAAACTCTGTCTTCTTGGAATCTGGGCCCTTTTTTTCTGCTGGCTTGTGACTCTGGGTCAGAAAAATCTTGCCATGCTTCTTCATCCAAGCCTCTGGTGGCTTGTGGCTAGTGGTACCGTTATTCTGATTCTTTTTTTATTGGTGACCATGAAAAGGCAAATTGCAGAAAGCCGACAAGGTTCACTTGCCATACAGTGGCCCTCCCTCCTTATTCTGCTTCTTCCATTGTTATATTTCACTCAAGTTCAGTCTGCACGCTTCAATAGCAGCACGTTTACGTCAAGAATCCTGCAGACGGAAGATGGATTTTTTCAGGGAAGTTTTGATGAGCAAGTGGCTGCTGAAATAAGAGCGTATGAGAAGGCAAACAAGGAGGTAGGACTGACTGAACTCCTTATGCATGCAGAGAAGTATACAGGGAAGGAAGTGGAAGTGGTTTGTCAGACCTTTGTTGATGGACGTTTACCTGATAATCTGGTGATGTGTTATCGGTACCTGATGACCTGCTGTGCAGCTGATGCCAGGCCGATCTTTATCTTCATTGATCCTCCTGAGGGAACAAATGTTGAAAATGATAAATGGGTTAAAGTTAAAGGCACAGTGACGACAGTAACCGGAACCCCTGGGATGGAAGTACCCGCCGTTATACCTGACTCTATACTCTATGTAAAAGAACCGAAATACCCTTATGTCTTTTGA
- a CDS encoding metal ABC transporter solute-binding protein, Zn/Mn family encodes MSIQAVFAANKPTVFVSILPQKFFVQQISTDYVDVQVMVQPGASPATYEPKSSQMKQLASASAYFAIGVQFEYTWLEKIAEVNPEMKIVHTDKGIHKLTMAKHHHDEVHHGEKHGHHDDHGGLDPHIWLSPSLVKKQAAIITDALSKILPEKASLFHKNLEVFVRQIDELDDDLRSTFKTKKGMQFMVFHPSWGYFANDYGLKQVAIETEGKDPKPAQLRKLIEFAREHDIHVVFVQPQFSTKSATVVAKEIKGEVIPINPLAEDWSTNMRVVADKFKSVLQ; translated from the coding sequence TTGTCAATTCAAGCCGTATTTGCTGCCAATAAACCTACAGTTTTCGTCAGCATACTTCCTCAGAAATTCTTTGTGCAACAAATTAGCACGGATTATGTCGATGTTCAGGTTATGGTACAGCCGGGAGCCAGCCCCGCTACCTACGAGCCAAAATCATCCCAGATGAAGCAATTAGCGTCAGCCAGTGCCTACTTTGCCATTGGTGTTCAGTTCGAATATACCTGGCTTGAAAAAATAGCCGAAGTCAATCCGGAGATGAAAATTGTTCACACCGACAAAGGGATCCATAAATTGACTATGGCCAAACATCACCACGATGAGGTGCATCACGGAGAAAAGCATGGTCACCACGACGATCATGGTGGGCTCGACCCGCACATCTGGCTTTCCCCCTCGCTTGTGAAAAAACAAGCGGCCATAATAACCGATGCTCTTTCAAAAATCCTTCCAGAAAAAGCTTCGCTCTTTCACAAAAACCTTGAGGTTTTTGTCAGGCAGATCGACGAACTCGATGATGATCTGCGTAGCACCTTTAAAACGAAGAAAGGCATGCAGTTTATGGTTTTCCATCCTTCATGGGGCTACTTTGCCAACGATTACGGTCTGAAACAAGTTGCAATTGAAACAGAAGGTAAGGATCCCAAACCTGCCCAGCTCCGTAAACTGATTGAATTCGCCAGAGAACATGATATCCACGTTGTTTTCGTTCAACCACAATTCTCCACGAAAAGCGCCACAGTGGTGGCAAAGGAAATCAAGGGAGAAGTTATCCCCATTAACCCGCTGGCTGAGGATTGGTCAACCAATATGCGGGTTGTTGCCGACAAATTCAAGAGTGTCCTACAATAA
- a CDS encoding metal ABC transporter ATP-binding protein produces the protein MTTPIIKISDMCYSYGGQDILHDINLSLNEGDFVAIIGPNGGGKTTLLKLILGILTPTRGTISIKNQEPRSHIASIGYVPQHVNHNLNFPATALDVVLMGMHEPARRFQRGNSKQKRKEALTVMDKLGIENCAGHKIAALSGGQRQRVLIARALISHPQLLVLDEATASIDTKGQSDFYNLLKELNKELTILMVSHDLMIVASYAKSFACLNRTLHYHQSFNSPGDVFNAFHSCSVEEMCPVSVVVRTNEFKSRHGENT, from the coding sequence ATGACTACTCCCATCATTAAAATATCTGATATGTGCTATTCCTATGGCGGGCAGGATATTTTGCATGATATCAATCTCAGCCTGAATGAAGGAGATTTCGTTGCCATTATTGGCCCGAACGGCGGGGGAAAGACAACCCTGTTGAAATTGATCCTCGGAATACTGACACCAACCAGGGGCACGATTAGTATTAAAAACCAGGAGCCACGCTCCCACATAGCCTCTATCGGTTATGTGCCGCAACATGTGAACCATAACCTGAATTTTCCGGCAACGGCTCTGGATGTTGTTTTGATGGGAATGCATGAACCTGCTCGGAGATTTCAACGTGGTAATTCAAAACAAAAGCGCAAGGAAGCCCTGACAGTTATGGATAAACTCGGGATAGAGAATTGCGCTGGTCATAAAATCGCAGCTCTTTCCGGAGGGCAGAGACAGAGAGTCCTGATTGCCCGGGCGTTGATCTCACACCCTCAATTGCTTGTACTGGATGAAGCCACAGCATCCATTGACACCAAGGGACAGAGTGACTTTTACAACCTTCTTAAGGAACTGAATAAGGAGTTAACCATCCTTATGGTCAGTCATGATCTCATGATTGTTGCATCATACGCAAAATCATTTGCCTGTTTGAATCGCACCTTGCATTACCATCAATCATTTAATTCTCCCGGTGATGTATTCAATGCCTTTCATTCCTGTTCGGTTGAGGAGATGTGTCCGGTCA